In Opitutus sp. ER46, one DNA window encodes the following:
- a CDS encoding DUF72 domain-containing protein gives MAFHIGTGSWGDDAYVGILYPPGLPRADRLRTYARALGHIEVNSTYYATPAPAAVHAWVQQTPPGFTFSVKLHRAFSQSPVKAAADTTLLPRFLAAMEPLLTARRLSAFLLVLPPGFTPAKRRLEELDALATQLAPTPLAVELRHRDWLTGPQRAATLAHFRSHHLVLVSVDQPPGDNPRILPRSDAVTDPRLAYLRLHGRNPCYATAGSTAEGHHHAYSPRELASIVTRARRLARVATDVFVIANNHANDFAPRAALALRQKLSARPKP, from the coding sequence ATGGCCTTCCACATCGGCACCGGCAGTTGGGGCGACGACGCCTACGTCGGGATTCTCTACCCGCCCGGCCTCCCGCGGGCCGACCGGCTTCGCACCTACGCGCGCGCTCTCGGCCACATCGAGGTCAACTCCACCTACTACGCCACACCGGCTCCCGCCGCCGTCCACGCGTGGGTGCAGCAAACCCCGCCCGGTTTCACGTTCAGCGTAAAACTCCACCGCGCGTTCTCCCAAAGCCCCGTCAAGGCCGCGGCGGACACCACGCTCCTCCCGCGCTTCCTAGCCGCGATGGAGCCGCTCCTCACCGCCCGCCGGCTATCCGCCTTCCTGCTTGTTCTCCCACCCGGCTTCACCCCCGCCAAGCGCCGGCTCGAAGAACTCGACGCCCTCGCCACTCAGCTCGCCCCCACTCCGCTGGCGGTCGAACTCCGCCACCGCGACTGGCTCACCGGCCCGCAACGCGCCGCCACCCTCGCGCACTTTCGCTCCCACCATCTGGTCCTCGTGTCCGTCGATCAGCCGCCGGGCGACAACCCGCGCATTCTCCCGCGCAGCGATGCCGTCACCGACCCGCGCCTCGCCTACCTCCGGCTCCATGGCCGCAACCCATGCTACGCCACCGCCGGCTCCACCGCCGAGGGCCACCACCACGCGTACTCGCCCCGCGAACTCGCCAGCATCGTCACACGCGCCCGCAGACTCGCCCGCGTCGCCACCGACGTCTTCGTCATCGCCAACAACCACGCCAACGACTTCGCCCCGAGGGCCGCTCTCGCCCTGCGGCAGAAACTGTCCGCCCGCCCGAAGCCGTAG
- a CDS encoding polysaccharide deacetylase family protein, with translation MSLFFRVRHPLTPSVLRRLAALGPLLAFAIVNSVPAAAAATAPSTSPTAAPSPVDSAAASSLPAVAPGCTWREGAVVRGPTDAKRVALVFTGHSFAEGAPDILAALNRHHARASFFLTGVFLDNPAFAPLLQRLVHEGHYVGPHSDQHLLLCDWTPAKTRLVTREVFAADLTANRAKLARLSPAPTLWYLPPFEHYDAEIARWTEALGLRLINHTGGTRSAADYLADTAPNFISSAAIIRSILAREESDPHGLNGYLLLLHLGAGPERTDKMSAQLGALLDTLAARGYSFVRVDELLSPAQP, from the coding sequence ATGAGCCTGTTCTTCCGCGTCCGGCATCCGCTCACCCCCTCCGTCCTCCGCCGTCTCGCCGCCCTCGGCCCCCTCCTCGCTTTCGCTATCGTCAACAGCGTTCCGGCCGCCGCCGCCGCCACCGCGCCTTCCACGTCGCCGACCGCCGCTCCGTCGCCGGTCGACTCCGCCGCCGCCTCGTCCCTTCCCGCCGTCGCCCCCGGTTGCACTTGGCGCGAGGGTGCGGTCGTGCGCGGCCCGACAGACGCCAAGCGCGTCGCCCTCGTGTTCACCGGCCACTCCTTCGCCGAGGGCGCACCGGACATCCTCGCCGCCCTCAACCGCCACCACGCCCGCGCGTCCTTCTTTCTCACCGGAGTCTTCCTCGACAACCCCGCGTTCGCTCCGCTCCTTCAGCGCCTGGTGCATGAGGGGCACTACGTCGGCCCCCACTCCGACCAGCACTTGCTGCTCTGCGATTGGACGCCCGCCAAGACCCGTCTCGTCACGCGCGAGGTATTCGCCGCCGATCTCACCGCGAACCGTGCCAAGCTCGCCCGACTCTCGCCCGCGCCCACCCTTTGGTACCTGCCGCCGTTCGAGCACTACGACGCCGAGATTGCACGCTGGACCGAGGCGCTCGGGCTCCGGCTGATCAACCACACGGGCGGCACCCGCTCCGCCGCCGATTACCTCGCCGACACCGCGCCCAACTTCATCTCTTCCGCGGCCATCATCCGCAGCATCCTCGCCCGCGAGGAGTCCGACCCGCACGGGCTCAACGGCTACCTGCTCCTCCTGCACCTGGGCGCGGGCCCCGAACGCACCGACAAGATGTCCGCCCAGCTCGGCGCGCTGCTCGATACGCTCGCCGCACGCGGCTACAGCTTCGTGCGCGTCGACGAACTGCTTTCTCCAGCCCAACCATGA
- a CDS encoding glycoside hydrolase family 9 protein translates to MTFVRHLSTVFLSALLAAASSSLAAATHVRVNQLGYAPTASKLAVALSDAPLPAEFSVVDAASDRVAATLAARPLTPGTWGRFTYHAELDFSAFAHPGTYVLAVGESRSLPFSIAADASADLSAALLEFMRQQRCGYNPWLDTECHQEDGRTAYGPLPAGTRLDARGGWHDAGDLLKYQLTSGNATAQLLLAYLLAPESARRLDRVDARGTPQPNGVPDVLDEARWGLDWLLKLHPTPDALYHQVADDRDHMGLRLPPQDTADYGWGPGAARVVYFADGRPQGLGKFPSASTGLANLAGRYAAAMALAYQVWHDVPGERAFADRCLQAGREVYALGRCQEGVQQGNSVRAPYRYEETTWADDMEWGAAELARATGEAAFLADAKRYAALAANDTWMGREQTGHYQYYPFLNVGHFRLHGLVDPEFQRTLAGYYRTGLDACTKVAAGNPYGIGVPFIWCSNNLTVALVTQAAFYAEMTGDHSYAAFAARHADWLLGRNPWGTTMFTEVGRVFPTAVHLQTTKLTGRRVAGGLVDGPVYERIFKSLRGVTITEPDPFAAFQDARAVYHNDYQDYSTNEPTMDGTAAAVLMIAARR, encoded by the coding sequence ATGACGTTCGTCCGCCACCTCTCCACGGTCTTCCTCTCCGCCCTGCTCGCCGCGGCGTCCTCGTCGCTCGCTGCCGCGACGCACGTACGCGTCAATCAACTCGGCTACGCCCCCACCGCGTCGAAGCTCGCCGTGGCGCTGTCCGACGCGCCCCTTCCCGCCGAGTTCTCCGTGGTCGACGCCGCCTCCGACCGCGTTGCCGCCACCCTCGCCGCGCGTCCGCTCACGCCCGGCACGTGGGGTCGGTTCACCTATCACGCGGAACTCGACTTCTCCGCCTTCGCTCACCCCGGCACCTACGTCCTCGCCGTCGGTGAATCGCGCTCCCTGCCGTTCTCCATCGCCGCCGATGCCAGCGCCGACCTGTCCGCCGCGTTGCTCGAGTTCATGCGCCAGCAGCGTTGCGGCTACAACCCGTGGCTCGACACCGAATGTCACCAGGAGGATGGCCGCACTGCCTACGGGCCCCTCCCCGCCGGCACCCGCCTCGACGCCCGCGGCGGCTGGCACGACGCCGGCGACCTGCTCAAATACCAACTCACCTCCGGCAACGCCACCGCCCAACTCCTGCTCGCATACCTCCTGGCGCCCGAGTCCGCTCGTCGGCTTGATCGCGTCGATGCCCGCGGCACGCCGCAGCCCAACGGCGTGCCCGACGTGCTCGACGAGGCGCGCTGGGGTCTCGACTGGCTGCTGAAGCTCCATCCCACGCCCGACGCGCTTTATCACCAGGTTGCCGACGACCGCGACCACATGGGGCTGCGACTCCCGCCTCAGGACACCGCCGATTACGGCTGGGGCCCCGGCGCGGCTCGCGTCGTCTATTTCGCCGACGGCCGGCCACAAGGGCTCGGCAAGTTTCCGAGCGCTTCCACCGGTCTCGCCAACCTTGCCGGCCGCTACGCCGCGGCGATGGCCCTCGCGTACCAGGTTTGGCATGACGTCCCCGGCGAGCGCGCCTTCGCCGACCGCTGTCTCCAGGCCGGCCGCGAGGTGTACGCCCTCGGCCGCTGCCAGGAGGGCGTGCAGCAGGGCAATTCGGTCCGCGCGCCATACCGTTACGAGGAGACCACCTGGGCGGACGACATGGAATGGGGCGCCGCCGAACTCGCCCGCGCCACGGGCGAGGCCGCCTTCCTCGCCGACGCGAAGCGCTACGCCGCCCTCGCGGCGAACGACACGTGGATGGGCCGCGAACAGACCGGACATTATCAGTACTACCCGTTCCTCAACGTCGGACACTTTCGCCTGCACGGGCTCGTCGACCCCGAGTTCCAGCGCACGCTCGCCGGCTACTACCGCACCGGGCTCGACGCGTGCACCAAGGTCGCCGCTGGCAACCCGTACGGCATCGGCGTGCCGTTCATCTGGTGCTCCAACAACCTCACCGTGGCCCTCGTCACCCAGGCCGCGTTTTACGCGGAGATGACGGGCGACCATTCCTACGCCGCCTTCGCCGCGCGGCACGCCGACTGGCTGCTCGGCCGCAATCCCTGGGGCACGACCATGTTCACCGAGGTTGGCCGCGTGTTCCCGACCGCCGTCCACCTCCAGACCACGAAGCTCACCGGCCGCCGCGTCGCCGGCGGACTCGTCGACGGCCCCGTGTACGAGCGCATCTTCAAGTCACTGCGCGGCGTCACCATCACCGAGCCGGATCCGTTCGCCGCGTTCCAGGACGCCCGCGCCGTCTACCACAACGACTACCAGGACTACTCGACCAACGAGCCCACGATGGACGGCACCGCCGCCGCCGTGCTGATGATCGCGGCGCGCCGGTAG
- the purT gene encoding formate-dependent phosphoribosylglycinamide formyltransferase produces MLQPGSLGTPNTQGATRVLLLGSGELGKEVTIELQRLGCEVIACDRYQDAPAMQVAHRSHVFPMLDELSLRRVIAQEKPDLVVPEIEAIATHVLVDLEQKGQRVVPTARAARLTMNREGIRRLAAEELKLPTSPYRFVDDEAMALAAGRALGFPCVLKPLMSSSGHGQSLVRTEGDMARAWKYAQEGARAGAGRCIVEGFVRFDYEITVLTVSAVNGIQCCPPVGHVQIDGDYRESWQPCPMSPAAWAKAQHIAKTIVGNLGGWGIFGVECFVCGDEVIFSEVSPRPHDTGLVTIGSQQWSEFALHARAILGLPVPPIVLLRPAHSVALLGTGSGVPSYSGLEQALAVPETHLRLFGKPECRGHRRLGVVVATGETPEVARARAREAAAAVKIQLA; encoded by the coding sequence ATGCTTCAACCAGGTTCACTCGGCACTCCCAACACCCAGGGCGCGACACGCGTCCTCCTGCTCGGCTCCGGCGAGCTGGGGAAGGAGGTCACCATCGAGCTGCAGCGGCTGGGCTGCGAGGTGATCGCCTGCGATCGCTACCAGGACGCACCGGCGATGCAGGTCGCGCACCGGAGCCACGTGTTCCCGATGCTGGACGAGCTGTCGCTGCGGCGGGTCATCGCGCAGGAGAAGCCCGATCTGGTGGTGCCGGAGATCGAGGCGATCGCGACGCACGTGCTCGTGGACCTGGAGCAGAAGGGCCAGCGCGTGGTGCCGACCGCGCGGGCGGCGCGGCTCACGATGAACCGCGAAGGGATCCGCCGGCTGGCGGCGGAGGAACTCAAGTTGCCCACGTCGCCGTATCGCTTCGTCGATGACGAGGCCATGGCGCTCGCGGCGGGGCGCGCGCTTGGGTTTCCCTGCGTGTTGAAGCCGCTGATGTCATCGTCCGGCCACGGGCAGAGCCTCGTGCGCACCGAAGGCGATATGGCGCGCGCCTGGAAGTATGCGCAGGAAGGCGCGCGGGCGGGGGCGGGCCGCTGCATTGTCGAGGGCTTCGTGCGGTTCGACTACGAGATCACGGTGCTGACGGTCTCGGCGGTGAATGGCATCCAATGCTGTCCGCCGGTCGGGCACGTCCAGATCGACGGCGACTACCGCGAGAGCTGGCAGCCGTGCCCGATGTCCCCCGCGGCCTGGGCGAAGGCGCAGCATATCGCGAAGACAATCGTGGGCAACCTGGGCGGCTGGGGCATCTTCGGCGTGGAGTGCTTTGTTTGCGGCGACGAGGTGATCTTCTCGGAGGTCAGCCCGCGCCCGCACGACACGGGGCTGGTGACGATTGGCAGCCAGCAGTGGTCGGAGTTCGCGCTGCATGCGCGGGCCATCCTCGGCCTGCCGGTGCCGCCAATCGTGCTGCTGCGGCCGGCGCACAGCGTGGCGCTGCTCGGAACGGGTTCGGGCGTGCCGTCGTACTCCGGGCTCGAGCAGGCGCTGGCGGTGCCGGAGACGCACCTGCGGCTTTTCGGCAAACCCGAGTGTCGCGGCCACCGCCGGCTCGGCGTGGTCGTGGCGACCGGCGAGACGCCGGAGGTCGCGCGCGCCCGGGCGCGCGAGGCGGCGGCGGCGGTAAAAATCCAGCTCGCCTAG